A single genomic interval of Geotrypetes seraphini chromosome 1, aGeoSer1.1, whole genome shotgun sequence harbors:
- the LOC117367349 gene encoding tigger transposable element-derived protein 1-like, with product MLQRVKSSSAVARHYGINESTVRYIKKNEKQIREAVAAAVPAGVKRLHVVRDANLSRTEAGTFLWVQDCYKKRLPIDSVMIRGKAKSLYENLKSREGGMSQSTDFLAIKGGFINSVTDKGYEPEQTFNADEIALFWKKMPQRTFISKEDKRAPGFKAARDRLTMRLCANAVGHMIKPTLIYKAANPRTLKGKDKFQLLVYWMSNKKAWTTRALFLEWFHQCFVPEVRKYLANKGMEFKVLLVLDNAPGHPDSHEFHIEGVEIVYLPPNTTSIIQPLDQGVIRTFKAHYTRYSLERIANTMDEGHNVENIMKNWKEFTIADAIKIIERAVKAVKPETVNLCWKNLWPECVKRDINVNITEPGQEIMEGIIDLAKQVGGEGFEDMHMEDIQDLIDTRSNELTEDDHIDLTAPEGEAIPDEEEEVGVEEEVPEDKFTLDNIA from the exons atgcttcagagagtAAAGTCCTCCTCCGCTGTTGCTCGACACTATGGCATTAATGAGTCAACCGTTAGGTacataaaaaagaatgaaaaacaaatcCGTGAAGCTGTTGCAGCAGCTGTACCAGCAGGTGTGAAGAGATTACATGTTGTGCGAGATGCCAATCTCTCTCGCACAGAAGCTGGAACATTTCTGTGGGTGCAGGATTGCTACAAAAAGAGACTACCTATAGACTCTGTGATGATAAGAGGAAAGGCAAAGTCTTTGTATGAAAACTTGAAAAGCAGGGAAGGTGGAATGTCACAATCTACCGACTTTCTGGCCATAAAGGGTGGTTTTATAAATTCCGTCACAG ATAAGGGATATGAACCTGAGCAGACATTCAATGCAGATGAAATTGCTCTGTTTTGGAAGAAAATGCCACAGAGAACTTTCATTAGCAAAGAGGATAAGCGAGCACCAGGTTTCAAGGCTGCAAGGGATAGATTGACCATGCGGCTTTGCGCAAATGCAGTAGGCCATATGATAAAGCCAACCCTGATTTATAAAGCCGCAAATCCCCGAACCTTGAAGGGAAAAGATAAGTTCCAGCTGCTTGTTTACTGGATGAGCAACAAGAAGGCTTGGACAACAAGAGCTCTGTTCCTAGAGTGGTTTCATCAGTGTTTTGTGCCAGAAGTAAGAAAATACCTGGCCAATAAAGGAATGGAATTCAAGGTTCTGTTGGTATTGGACAATGCCCCTGGACACCCAGACTCACATGAGTTCCACATAGAGGGTGTTGAGATCGTCTACTTGCCCCCCAACACAACATCTATCATCCAGCCTCTTGACCAGGGGGTAATAAGGACCTTCAAAGCACACTACACACGGTATTCATTAGAGAGGATTGCCAACACTATGGATGAAGGCCACAACGTTGAAAACATCATGAAAAATTGGAAGGAATTTACGATTGCGGATGCAATCAAAATTATTGAAAGAGCGGTGAAAGCTGTCAAGCCAGAGACAGTGAATTTGTGCTGGAAAAATCTTTGGCCCGAATGTGTAAAAAGGGATATCAATGTAAATATCACAGAGCCAGGCCAAGAAATTATGGAAGGCATCATTGACTTGGCAAAGCaggtgggtggggaaggctttGAAGATATGCATATGGAGGATATTCAAGACTTAATAGACACCAGATCAAATGAACTAACGGAAGATGATCACATTGACCTGACcgctcctgaaggagaggcaataccagatgaagaggaggaagtagGAGTAGAAGA